Within Stella humosa, the genomic segment CCTTGGACAGCCCGTCCAGGACCAGAAGCGGCTCGGTCATTGCAGCCCCCCGACCAGGCGCTGGCGCAGGGGCTGGTCGGCGGCCAGCGCGGCCGCGGTGCCCGACCAGGCGACCTGCCCGCGCGACAGCACCACCACCCGGTCGGCCACCGCCAGCGCCACCTCGGCATTCTGCTCGACGACGATGGAGGCGATGCCTTCGGCCCGCAGCCGGCCGATCACCGCCATCACGTCGTCGACGATCTTGGGCGCCAGACCCTGGCTTGGCTCGTCGAAGAGGACGAGGCCGGGTGCGCCCAGGAGTGCGCGGGCGATCGCCACCATCTGCATCTCGCCGCCCGAAAGAGTCTCGGCCTCGCGCGCCATCAGGTATTTCAGGGGCGAGAAGATCTCGGTCACCTCGTCCATGGTCCAGGGCCGGAAGCCGGTCGCCTTGATCCCAAGCGACAGGTTGCGCGCCACGGTCAGGGTCGGGCACAGGCGCCGGTCGTCGGGGACCCAGCCGATGCCGGCCCGCGCGATCTCGTGCGTCGGCCGGCGGGTGATGGCGCGGTCGCGAAAGCGGATGTCGCCGCGGCGCGGCCGGGTCAGCCCCAGGACCGAACGCAGCAGCGTCGTCTTGCCGGCACCGTTGGCGCCCAGCAGCGCCAGCACCTCGCCGGCCCCGACCGAGAGCGACACGCCGAACAGCGCCTGGGTCTCGCCATAGAAGGTGTCGATCGCGTCCACCTGCAGCATCAGGCGGCACTCCCCAGCTTGGAGGCCATCACCCACGGATTGGATTTCAGCGTCGCCGGGGTGCCGCGGGCGATCACCTGGCCCCAGTGGATGACCGATATCTCGTCGGCCAGGCCGAACAGGAAATCCATGTCGTGCTCGATGACGACGATGGTGAGCTGGCCCTTCAGCGAGCGGATGAGCGCGGCCAGGCGGCGCCGTCCGTCCGAGCCCAGGCCGGCGGTGGGCTCGTCCAGGAACAGCAGCTTGGGCTCGGCCGCCAATGCTACCGCGATCTCCAGCGCGCGCCGGGCGCCGTAGGGCAGGGACTTGGCGGGCTGCTCGGCCTGGCCGGCCAGGCCCACCCGCTCCAGCACCGCCATGGCCGAGGCCACGACGGCGGGGTCGGCATAGGCGCGGCCGACCGGGTCGGCCACCCGGCGGCGGGTGGCGGGCAGGGCGACCGCCACGTTCTCGAAGACCGTGAACTCGTCGAACAGGTTCATCATCTGGAACGAGCGCGCGATGCCCAGCCGGGCGATGCGGTGGGGTGCCAGCCCGGTGATGTCCTGCCCGTCGAACAGCACCCGGCCGCGGTCCGGCCGGTAGCGGCCAGTCAGCACGTTGAAGCAGGTGGTCTTGCCGGCCCCGTTCGGCCCCATGATGCCCGACAGGCTGCCGGCCTCGAAGGCGAGCGATATGTCTTCCAGCACCACGCGGTCGCCGAAGCGCAGGTGCAGGCCGCGGGCCTCGAACAGGGCCATGGCTCAGTCCTCCCCCGGCTGGAGGGCCGGCCGGGGCGGTGCCGTCGCCGGGCGGCGCAGGGCGCCGAACAGGCCGGCCAGGCCGTCGGGGCGGAACATGACGAGCGCCACGAACAACATGCCGAACCACAGCATCCAGCTCGTGGTGATGGCACCGATCAGGTCACGCGCCAGCAGGAAGACGATGGCGCCGACCACCGGCCCCCAGAACGAGACCAGTCCGCCGCCGATCAGCGTCATCATCACCACATAGCCCGAATAATGCAGGCTCATCACGTCCGGGAAGGCCGAGCGCTGGGCCATGGCGAAGAGCCCCCCGGCCAGGCCCGACAGGGCGGCCGACAGCACGATGATGGTGAACTTGGCCTTCCACACGTCGTAGCCGACGAAGCGCGCCCGCTCCTCGTTCTGCTTGATCGCCTTCACCACCCGGCCGAAGGGGGAGTGGACCAGGCGCCACAGGCCGAGCGAGACCAGCACGAAGACCGCCAGCACGCCGTAATAGAGGGCGACATTGTCCTCCAGGGCCAAGGCCGCGACGCCCAGCTCGACCGGCAGGCGGACGATGCGCAGAAGGCCGTCCTCGCCGCCGGTGATCGAATGCGCCTTGATCGCGATGAACCAGAACACCTGGCCGAAGGCGATGGTCATGAGCGCAAAATAGATGCCGCGCCGATGCGATATGAAGAGGCCGACCAGCGCGCCGGCCAGGCCGGCCGCCAGCAAGGCTGCGGCCAGGCAAACCCACAGGCTGGCGGCGATGTTGAACTGGGCCAGCCCGAAGGCATAGGCGCCGATGCCGAAGAAGGCGCCATGGCCGAAGGAGGGCAGGCCGGCATGGCCCAGCACCAGGTTGAAGGCCAGCGCATAGGTGGCCCAGATCAGCACTTCGACCGCCAGGTACTGGTAGAGGCCGACCCGCTCGATCCACAGCGGCAGGGTCGCCAGCACGGCCCAGGTCAGCAGCATGGTGGGCGTGAATGTCCGCACCTGGTTGGCCAGCAACGGGGCGGGGGCAGGGGCTCCGGTCATCTCATGCCTCCAGCAGGCTTTTCTTGCCGAACAGCCCGCGGGCGCGGAAGGTCACGACCAGGATCAGCAGCAGGTACATCGACAAAAGCGACCATTCGGACGCGTAGGCGCCCGTCAGCCCGACCACCATGCCGACCAGCAGGCCGGCCAGCACCGCCCCCCAGAACGAGCCGACGCCGCCCAGGACGATGACGACGAAGGCCGGCACCACGGCATCGATGCCCATGTGCGGGCGGATGCCCCAGATCGGCGCCATGATGACGCCGGCCAGGGCCGCCAGCATGGTGCCCAGCACGAAGACCCCGGCCCGCAGCTTCTTGATGTCGATGCCCATGGCCTGGACGATCTCGCCGTCATGGGCGCCCGCCTTCACCATCGCCCCGAAGCGCGTGCGCTCGACCACGACCCAGACCAGCGCGATGGCGGCCAGCGCGAAGGCCGCCGCCCAGAAGCGATAGCGCGACCAAATGAGGTCCAGCATGAAGAACCCGCCGGTGATGTCGCGCGGCACCGGCAGGGTGTAGTCGCGCGTACCCCACAGCGCGCGGATCGCATCCTCCAGCACCATGGCAATGCCGAAGGTGAGCAGCAGTCCATAGAGCGGGTCGCGGCCATAGGTGCGGCGCATCAGCCGCTCGATCACCAGCCCCAGCGGCGCCACCAGCACGGGCGCGGCCAGGAAGGCCACGGTGTAGCGCCAGCCCAGCGGGACTGCGGCCCAGGCCTGGTTGAGGTCGGCCGGGATCGGCAGCTTTGGCGTCGCGATCGCATAGGCGAAATAGGCCCCGGCCGCGAACAGCGAGCCATGCGCCAGGTTGATCTGTTCCATCAGGCCCAGGATCAGCATGAACCCCAGCGCGATCAGCGCGAACAGCAGCCCCA encodes:
- a CDS encoding ABC transporter ATP-binding protein; this translates as MLQVDAIDTFYGETQALFGVSLSVGAGEVLALLGANGAGKTTLLRSVLGLTRPRRGDIRFRDRAITRRPTHEIARAGIGWVPDDRRLCPTLTVARNLSLGIKATGFRPWTMDEVTEIFSPLKYLMAREAETLSGGEMQMVAIARALLGAPGLVLFDEPSQGLAPKIVDDVMAVIGRLRAEGIASIVVEQNAEVALAVADRVVVLSRGQVAWSGTAAALAADQPLRQRLVGGLQ
- a CDS encoding ABC transporter ATP-binding protein; its protein translation is MALFEARGLHLRFGDRVVLEDISLAFEAGSLSGIMGPNGAGKTTCFNVLTGRYRPDRGRVLFDGQDITGLAPHRIARLGIARSFQMMNLFDEFTVFENVAVALPATRRRVADPVGRAYADPAVVASAMAVLERVGLAGQAEQPAKSLPYGARRALEIAVALAAEPKLLFLDEPTAGLGSDGRRRLAALIRSLKGQLTIVVIEHDMDFLFGLADEISVIHWGQVIARGTPATLKSNPWVMASKLGSAA
- a CDS encoding branched-chain amino acid ABC transporter permease, with the translated sequence MTGAPAPAPLLANQVRTFTPTMLLTWAVLATLPLWIERVGLYQYLAVEVLIWATYALAFNLVLGHAGLPSFGHGAFFGIGAYAFGLAQFNIAASLWVCLAAALLAAGLAGALVGLFISHRRGIYFALMTIAFGQVFWFIAIKAHSITGGEDGLLRIVRLPVELGVAALALEDNVALYYGVLAVFVLVSLGLWRLVHSPFGRVVKAIKQNEERARFVGYDVWKAKFTIIVLSAALSGLAGGLFAMAQRSAFPDVMSLHYSGYVVMMTLIGGGLVSFWGPVVGAIVFLLARDLIGAITTSWMLWFGMLFVALVMFRPDGLAGLFGALRRPATAPPRPALQPGED
- a CDS encoding branched-chain amino acid ABC transporter permease, producing MLVNLLPHLVNGLTLGLLFALIALGFMLILGLMEQINLAHGSLFAAGAYFAYAIATPKLPIPADLNQAWAAVPLGWRYTVAFLAAPVLVAPLGLVIERLMRRTYGRDPLYGLLLTFGIAMVLEDAIRALWGTRDYTLPVPRDITGGFFMLDLIWSRYRFWAAAFALAAIALVWVVVERTRFGAMVKAGAHDGEIVQAMGIDIKKLRAGVFVLGTMLAALAGVIMAPIWGIRPHMGIDAVVPAFVVIVLGGVGSFWGAVLAGLLVGMVVGLTGAYASEWSLLSMYLLLILVVTFRARGLFGKKSLLEA